The genomic region CTTGCGCTTGTCCCAGCTGACGCGCCGCGCGATCACGTCCGATATCGGAACGCGGTCGCGGATCTCGTCAAGAAAGGTCGGGGAAAATCGCATGGACACCTCTGGCTGATGCTTCTCCTATAAGCCCTAACGTCCGCCATTGCCATGAAACTCGTGAGGGTAGGTGCTGATCCACAGGATTGACAAAACGGGCTTTGTATATACAGTTTGCTTTACAGCAATCAAGCACAGCGGCTGTGAGGGACAATCGAACTCAATGCCGCTTATTAGAATAACATTTACCTCCCACGAATGGGACGATGACAAACGCCAATCGAATTTGCGCAAACACGGAATTGATTTCGAGGATGCGGTTCTCGCCTTGCGTGAACCGCATATCGAATACCGCTCCGACAGACAGGGAGAAATCCGCACGGTGGCGATCTGCCCCGACTCCGGAAAACTGATCGCGATTGTCTATACGATGAGAGGCGAGATTTGCCGGATCATTTCAGCCCGTGCGGCACGAACTAATGAAATCAGAGAATATCACCAGAATAACCCTTGAGGAAATCCTTGCGAAACGCGCCCGTGGCGAGGTGAGCGAGACAGACTGGGCGCGCGTCGATGCCATGACCGACGAGGACATCGAGCGTGCCATGCGCGACGATCCCGATTGGGCTGACTTCATCGACATCGACTGGTCGAAGGCCGAGTGGGTCGTTCCCGTCGCCAAGAAAGCCCTGTCGATCAGGCTCGATCAGGATATTGTCGATTTCTTCCAGGCTGGCGGCAAGGGCTACCAGACGCGGATCAACGCTGTCCTGCGCCACTACATGAGTGAGGAAAAGAGGCGGCGAGCCAAATAGCGGCGGCATCGGTTACAACGAGGTGGCAGATCGCCGCTGCCGACACCTCGATCACGGCGCATTTGCGGCCGAACTTGCCGCGCGAAACATTATTTTTTTGTAATTTGAAAAGCATGCTGCAGCGCAATAGCTTGCAAGTACGGATTGGGACATGCCGGCAGAGTTAATATCTTTGCGACGCGACATGTCCGGACAGCCCCGCCGAACCGGAAGCCGAGGAGAGCTTTCTGTTTAGGAGATTGGCATGCGAATACTGATCGTCCCCTTTGCCGCCGCAGCCATCTTCGCGATGGCAAACTACAGTGCCTCGGCCATGAACGACAGCCAGGCCAACGGCCTCAAATCCTTCGACCAGGCAGTGATGGCCTGGCAGATGGCGCATCATCCCGCGACACAAACGAAGGTCGGTACCAACCGATGAATTTCCGATCCCCATGTGAGACACCATCCCTACCCCCGGCGCGGTCTCACATGGGTGGCTTTGCTATAGACGTCTGATTTTTGGGCCCCACCCTGCGTCATCAGACGGCTGCAAAGTACAAAGGCAGGAGCTCCCCCCAGCTCCTGCCTTTTTTATATCTGCCGACCTGCCTGATTAC from Rhizobium tumorigenes harbors:
- a CDS encoding BrnT family toxin, with product MLIHRIDKTGFVYTVCFTAIKHSGCEGQSNSMPLIRITFTSHEWDDDKRQSNLRKHGIDFEDAVLALREPHIEYRSDRQGEIRTVAICPDSGKLIAIVYTMRGEICRIISARAARTNEIREYHQNNP
- a CDS encoding BrnA antitoxin family protein, translated to MKSENITRITLEEILAKRARGEVSETDWARVDAMTDEDIERAMRDDPDWADFIDIDWSKAEWVVPVAKKALSIRLDQDIVDFFQAGGKGYQTRINAVLRHYMSEEKRRRAK